The stretch of DNA CATGTCAACCATATGAAAGCTGGGGGGAGCTCAGTGACAACTGTCAAGGAGAAGTTGCTTGAACCTGTAAGAGCCACTCTGCAAACATCGTCCCCTGTGCGTAGACAAGCTATCCATGATCTGGATGATAGTTCCACATTTGAAGCTCCGCCCGGTACACCACCATGGGACTACTTTGGCCTGTTTCAACCTGTTGAGAGCCAGATCTCATTTCATGATGAAAAGGAACTTGTTCATGAATTTGAGAATTCCGATGATATCAGGCGTCTTCGTGAGAAGGAGGGAATCCCAGAGCTTGAAGAGGAAGTGGAAAAGTCTCCTGCTCATTCTGATTTTATAACAAGGCGGCTAGGAGAGGAGAAAGCTCCAGATCTCAAAGATGTTGAGAAGTCTCCTATGAATGGTGGAGAGGATGATCTTGCATTTTCAGAAGATGATTTTGACAATCCAACTTCTGAATCTTTAGTACGTGTGTTCAAGAATCGCAATGACACACCTATTGGATATACTGCAACAGGTCAGTCACCTGTACAGCTTCCTACGGATGAGTTAACTTCAGAAACGATTGGTTCTCAGACCGCAGGACCAAAAGATGGCACGGGAGGTGATTCTCAGGCTGAAACACCTAGAGATGGCCTAAGAGTTGATTCTCAGACTGAAACACCAAAAGATAACATGAGAGTTGATTCTCAGACTGAAAGGTCAGAAGATGGCATGAGAATTGATTCTCAAACTGAAAGACCAAAAGATGACACTGGAGTTGATTCTCAGACTGTAAGACCAAAAGATGACACGAGGGAACTGGACATTAGCATGTATGAAAGTGACGAAACTCCTGTGGCAAGCCCTGTGAAAGAAGTTCCATCTTCAACTGCTGCTCTTCCTATGAATGGGAAATCAAAGGAAACTTTTCGTGATGTAAGGAATGTTGTGAGGGATTTAAACTCATGCATGAAGGAGATTGAGGTCTTATTTATCAAGGCATCTGATTCTGGAAAAGAAGTTCCGAGGATGCTTGAAGCAGATAAAGTCAATTTCCGCCCTTTACTTCCAGAAGAAAAAGGTTATATCTTAGTAGATTTACATTACTGTTCCATAACACATGCATTCAAGTTTTGCTTAAAATGAAGATAAGAACTAGAAAGGTTTTGGGATGAATACACACAATGATATGAAATTTCACTATTTATTTGTTACCAGTTACCACAGCTAAAACTTCACTAGTGGCCATTATTTTTTGTCACTCCATCTATTCTAGTTCACTTACTATTGGGTTTATCTTGATTTTTTGATGCAGCACCTCGATCAACGGCATCaggtttttttgcaaaattattTGCTTGTTGCAGAGAGGAAGTCCCTGTTCCTCAACGTAAGTTATTTTACTCTTATCTAGTAATTACTACAGCTCCTTTTTCCTTATTATAACACAAGTTCCTGTAAGTAATTGTAGCACAATATATTGTTATTTTGATCCAACGCAATATTTATTACCCTGGCATATAGCTTTGCTCATTAAATGCACTGATGTGTTGGTAGTTTGGAGAACTATATCGATCTCATTGTCATGTGGTCACTTTTTGTTCTAACATATAGTATGGTTGAAGTTGAAACAACTAATGCAAGTTTGGAGGGAGTAGTTAACTTGTGTGATGAGCAGTAGTAGGGCTTGTATTCTTGTCCACAATGACATATAAATGCCTAATGTTGTAATGCAGCTCCTCCTCAGGCTGAAGTGAAGTACCTTACCTGGCATAGATCAATGTCTTCAATTTCTTCTTCATCCAGAAATCCTCTTGGGACAACAACAAAAGATGACACTGATGGTCTCACTGGAAATATCTTTAGTGGCGTATACATGAATGCTGGCAGTCATGCGTCCACACTGGACAGGTTGTATGCATGGGAGAGAAAGCTTTATGACGAAGTTAAGGTAAAAGGACTGTCTTTTCAGAATCTGTTCTCTGACGAGTTTCCAAATTTGAGATGACTAGAGGGTGGAACAAATAGACCATACTGATGCCCAGCATGTATTTTAACTGAAGTGCTGCCACACTCGCACACTATTATATGGTGGCAATACATGTCTGTGACTGCCCTGGAAACCTGCTTTACAATGCGATATGGTGGCACACTATTATATTATGGCGAATTGGAGATACATGTCTGTGACTGCCCTGGAAACCTGCTTTACAATGCGATATGGCTATATTATGTAGTGCACACTACCCCATACCTCCTACAGTGAAATGCTCACCAAATGTTCAACTTAATTTTATCTAGTTACAATTAGATAATTGTTGTACATTCTAGAACCATGTACTTTTTTTGCTTTAGATAGCCAAAATATGTTGATCTGAcaccttttcttttccattCCTCCAGGCGAGCAGTGCAATTTGCAGGCAATATGATGAGAAATGTAGGCACCTAAGACACCAGGAATCAAGAGGAGAAAGCCAAATGAGTATTGACAAAACCCGTGCTGTTGTGAAGGATTTGCACTCCAGAATTTTAGTGGCCATTCAGAGAATAGACATGGTTTCGAAGAATATAGAGGATCTAAGGGACAAAGAGCTTCAACCACAGCTAGAGGAATTGATTGGAAGGTATATTTATCCCTTCAGTTTGGACCGAACTACAATCAgggttttttttaccgaccggtctgacaaaaccgccgccctccgattccggtaaaccggaccggtttgaccggttaccggaaaaaaccggccaaattcaaatttcaaaccaaaaacggcagttcaaccggtttccaccggttagccGACCGGTTTACTGGtccggtttgagtggtaaccggtcggtttgagtggtaaccggtcaaattcaatttttttcttttttggtttaaattcaaatgcccgcaaagtatactaactgaatgtttgtataacatgttttagcctaaatgaaccctccaaccctcttttttactacttttacatt from Panicum virgatum strain AP13 chromosome 9K, P.virgatum_v5, whole genome shotgun sequence encodes:
- the LOC120652545 gene encoding protein ROLLING AND ERECT LEAF 2-like, whose amino-acid sequence is MGSRSKSEDDKALVLCQERKRFVREALDGRCAFAAAHFAYIQSLRHTGFALRKFMEPEVPTDSSLFTSTSATPELPTMRQKSMNLSPSLSHHASDSFSPVPSPLSSGRFHVNHMKAGGSSVTTVKEKLLEPVRATLQTSSPVRRQAIHDLDDSSTFEAPPGTPPWDYFGLFQPVESQISFHDEKELVHEFENSDDIRRLREKEGIPELEEEVEKSPAHSDFITRRLGEEKAPDLKDVEKSPMNGGEDDLAFSEDDFDNPTSESLVRVFKNRNDTPIGYTATGQSPVQLPTDELTSETIGSQTAGPKDGTGGDSQAETPRDGLRVDSQTETPKDNMRVDSQTERSEDGMRIDSQTERPKDDTGVDSQTVRPKDDTRELDISMYESDETPVASPVKEVPSSTAALPMNGKSKETFRDVRNVVRDLNSCMKEIEVLFIKASDSGKEVPRMLEADKVNFRPLLPEEKAPRSTASGFFAKLFACCREEVPVPQPPPQAEVKYLTWHRSMSSISSSSRNPLGTTTKDDTDGLTGNIFSGVYMNAGSHASTLDRLYAWERKLYDEVKASSAICRQYDEKCRHLRHQESRGESQMSIDKTRAVVKDLHSRILVAIQRIDMVSKNIEDLRDKELQPQLEELIGSLTRMWATMLECHRHQHEIIKLICNSGSMKVSIRSESQLQASLLLQVELSTLCSHFQKWISSHRTYLNSLNSWLLKCVKSLQRRRKSSRKKKVEADPITKYAVAPIFKTCESWIDLLDNLPTKDLGDSIKGLAADINRSMPHQEKRRGSSKLTFSLSHSVRLNGDMGEVQRSDPPTDLQSSLEIFLGKLETFSEVSLQEYMNLKKKIDEAKTNYEKWK